The region GGTAACAACAACAAGATTAACTGGGCACTGGAAGATCCACAGGAGATGGTGGACATTGTTGAGACTGTATACAGAGGTGCTCGGAAGGGGAGGGGTCTCGTTGTCTCCCCCAAAGACTACTCCACGAAATACAGATACTAACCTCGTGAACTTTACATgaacacataatttattattattcattcaTTACGTGTCTGTTTTAATCCATACTATTTTTCTCTTGTGATTGATGATATGGTAGTTGAAAACATTACAGCTTAACGAGTAGTGAGCATTGATGATATGGTAGTTGAAAACATTACAGCTTAACGAGGGGGGCCGGGGTAGTGAGCATGTTTTCTCAAAAAGGACAGTCATGCCAAATGACCATTTTTCCCCTAGACAACCGCTTCTTCCAtagacgacctttcccctaCTTTCACTAGCTTAATAGTGGGCGTAGCTGAAGCCACGTGGAGGACTCAGTCAAGATGTTGTCTTCTCTTGCTCCCAGGTGGCTAATGGTCAGGAGTGTGCTGTCCCAGATCCCCTATAAATGCTCTACTATTGCTACTGACACCATCAATAAACTAGGGTCTGGGAGTTGCAGCCATAGCTACAGAAGCCACCTCTGTGGAGAGCTCACTGAGAGCAACCTCGGGGAGACGGTCACGCTCTGTGGGTGGACCAGAAAGAAGAGGTTTAAACAGTTATAAGTACGTCTTATATTGAGCGAAACAAATTTCAGGTTGCTTGGTGAAGGAATTGACATAGCATTCGTTCCCTTGGGTGACCACTCCGGGACGGTTCAGCTGACATGTGACTCAGGGAAGTGGGCTAATCTCATTGAGTCCCTGCGTACTGAGACAGTCGTCATGgcaaggggtgtggtcaaagcTCGTCCTGAGAAAGATCGTAACTCCTCTATGCACACAGGTATGGTAACAATCAATCGTCATGGTAATATTGATGTCTGGTCAGGTGGTGTGGAAGTGGAGGTAGAATCTTTGGAAGTCCTCAACGAGATCTCTCCCAAGCTTCCCTTCCTACCCTCCACAAAGGGACTGGTTGTAAGTTGTTGTGTTCTGAGTCGAgagaataaaattataaatgtACGGTTAATTGTGTTCATTAAAACAATAGATTTGGCCCGTAACTGATTGTATTCAGtaaaatacatgcagtgtatgtgatACTTGATATAAATGCGTGTAAGAATTATCTTGAcattaatttatataattgtaCACCCTCTGATAAGATTTTTACGAGCTATTGAATTCATGTGTTGCTTAGCTACTCCTGTGTCCAGGTGACTGAAGAGCTGAGACTGCGGGAGAGACAGTTGGAGTTACGTACACCACACACTCAGCGTAACCTGAGACTGAGGTCTGAAGTTGCTATGGCAATGCGGGAGTACCTCGCACATGAACATGGTGCATTGTAAAATGTCAATGCATTCGTTGTTGTTACGTACGCTTGATTTCCATACAGGGTTTGTGGAAGTTGAGACGCCAACACTTTTCAAGAGAACATCTGAAGTAAGCCTTGTAAGGCTGCTCTCTAAACGAATTTAATAAATTAATTTCCACTCCAGGGTTCTAGAGAGTTCATTGTGCCCACTAGGAAACCTGGCAAGTTTTACTCGCTAGCACAGAGCCCTCAACAGGTGAGACTGAatcagataattatattgttttgTGTTGAAGTATAATCATACTTTATCCTTCAGTTTAAGCAGTTGCTCATGGTTGGAGGAATCGACCGCTACTTCCAGTTTGCTCGTTGCTATAGAGACGAGGACATGCGATCAGATAGACAGCCAGAGTTCACCCAGGTATTGACCTGCATGATAATTTTGATAATTTATAGTCTTGCTATCATACATCAGGTTGATCTGGAAATGTCGTTTGTGGACATGGAGGGTGTGATTGGAATGATAGAGGGTCTCCtctccaccaccctcacacaactCACCCCACACCTCCACATACCGCCCACTCCATTCCCCAGGATGACCTACAACACAGCTATGGAAAAAGTAGGTAAACAGCAGATACATAACGGCCAGTGTGCCTGTAGTGTACGTACCTATGTGTGTATTTCAATATTATTTTCGTGATCAGTACAAGAGTGACAAGCCGGATACAAGAGAGGACCGTTCGGATTCCAGCACACTAAACTTTCTGTGGGTTGTTGACTTTCCTCTGTTCACAAGAAACAAGGACACACACAAATGTACAGATCATCTGTGCCATACCAACTGtgtcacccccccccccccccacacacacacacacacacacacatacacagtggA is a window of Halichondria panicea chromosome 13, odHalPani1.1, whole genome shotgun sequence DNA encoding:
- the LOC135346327 gene encoding aspartate--tRNA ligase, mitochondrial-like, whose amino-acid sequence is MLSSLAPRWLMVRSVLSQIPYKCSTIATDTINKLGSGSCSHSYRSHLCGELTESNLGETVTLCGWTRKKRLLGEGIDIAFVPLGDHSGTVQLTCDSGKWANLIESLRTETVVMARGVVKARPEKDRNSSMHTGGVEVEVESLEVLNEISPKLPFLPSTKGLVVTEELRLRERQLELRTPHTQRNLRLRSEVAMAMREYLAHEHGFVEVETPTLFKRTSEGSREFIVPTRKPGKFYSLAQSPQQFKQLLMVGGIDRYFQFARCYRDEDMRSDRQPEFTQVDLEMSFVDMEGVIGMIEGLLSTTLTQLTPHLHIPPTPFPRMTYNTAMEKYKSDKPDTREDRSDSSTLNFLWVVDFPLFTRNKDTHKLESTHHPFTAPHPDHQQLIYSSDQSKLENIRSLHYDLVVNGVELGGGSIRIHSEDLQRDVFKNILKVPVEEFSHLLRGLSSGCPPHGGIALGFDRLMAVLCQSSSVREVIAFPKSYQSKDLLTGAPSSLDKQTLATYHIIPKNN